One Solanum lycopersicum chromosome 4, SLM_r2.1 DNA window includes the following coding sequences:
- the LOC138337041 gene encoding phosphatidate phosphatase PAH2-like isoform X1 has translation MSAMGRIGSYIGRGVRSVSGTLNPFGGAVDIIVVRQPDGSLKSTPWYVRFGKIQGVLKARENAVNVSVNGVEAGFRMNLDTRGQAYFLRERDMENGYSLTTRTSEQLATLNLKEGKNVVVFTCSKQQVDARIYLWRWDANIVISDVDGTITRSDVLGQFMPLVGRDWSQTGVAHLLSAIKENGYQLLFLSARSISQAYLTRQFLFNLMQDGKGLPEGPVVTSPDGLFLSLYREVVKRAPQEFKIACLQEIKALFPYNRNPFYAGFGNRDTDEICYLKVEIPEAKIFTINSKGQIVLKRNTDTMSYSCLHGCVNDLFPPMSSVSSLRRLTM, from the exons ATGAGTGCTATGGGGAGGATAGGTAGTTACATAGGTAGAGGGGTACGTAGTGTTTCGGGGACGTTAAATCCATTTGGTGGTGCTGTGGATATCATTGTGGTGAGGCAGCCAGATGGGAGTTTGAAATCAACTCCTTGGTATGTTAGATTTGGGAAGATTCAGGGGGTTTTGAAGGCTAGAGAAAATGCGGTTAATGTAAGTGTCAATGGCGTTGAAGCTGGTTTTCGTATGAATTTAGATACTAGAGGGCAGGCATACTTCCTAAGGGAGCGAGACATGGAAAATGGATATTCTTTAACTACTCGAACATCTGAACAACTTGCAACTTTGAATCTGAAGGAGGGAAAGAATGTGGTTGTATTCACGTGCTCAAAACAGCAG GTTGATGCACGTATATATTTGTGGAGATGGGATGCAAATATTGTAATCTCGGATGTTGATGGAACAATTACTAG ATCTGACGTTCTAGGACAGTTCATGCCTTTGGTGGGGAGGGATTGGTCACAGACAGGTGTTGCACATCTCTTATCGGCTATCAAG GAGAACGGTTATCAATTGCTTTTCTTGAGTGCACGTTCTATTTCACAGGCCTATCTGACTAGACAATTCCTGTTTAATCTTATGCAG GATGGAAAGGGATTACCGGAAGGACCAGTTGTCACATCTCCTGATGGGCTTTTTCTTTCTCTATACAGAGAAG TGGTTAAAAGAGCTCCCCAGGAATTCAAAATTGCTTGCTTACAG GAAATCAAGGCATTGTTCCCTTATAATAGGAATCCGTTTTATGCTGGTTTTGGAAACAGGGACACTGACGAGATCTGCTACCTCAAGGTTGAAATACCTGAAGCAAAAATATTCACCATCAATTCAAAG GGTCAAATTGTTCTAAAGCGCAACACAGATACAATGTCATACTCCTGTCTACATGGTTGTGTTAATGACTTGTTTCCACCGATGTCCTCAGTGAGCAG CTTACGGAGGCTGACTATGTGA
- the LOC138337041 gene encoding phosphatidate phosphatase PAH2-like isoform X2 produces MSAMGRIGSYIGRGVRSVSGTLNPFGGAVDIIVVRQPDGSLKSTPWYVRFGKIQGVLKARENAVNVSVNGVEAGFRMNLDTRGQAYFLRERDMENGYSLTTRTSEQLATLNLKEGKNVVVFTCSKQQVDARIYLWRWDANIVISDVDGTITRSDVLGQFMPLVGRDWSQTGVAHLLSAIKENGYQLLFLSARSISQAYLTRQFLFNLMQDGKGLPEGPVVTSPDGLFLSLYREVVKRAPQEFKIACLQEIKALFPYNRNPFYAGFGNRDTDEICYLKVEIPEAKIFTINSKGQIVLKRNTDTMSYSCLHGCVNDLFPPMSSVSRCSLRRLTM; encoded by the exons ATGAGTGCTATGGGGAGGATAGGTAGTTACATAGGTAGAGGGGTACGTAGTGTTTCGGGGACGTTAAATCCATTTGGTGGTGCTGTGGATATCATTGTGGTGAGGCAGCCAGATGGGAGTTTGAAATCAACTCCTTGGTATGTTAGATTTGGGAAGATTCAGGGGGTTTTGAAGGCTAGAGAAAATGCGGTTAATGTAAGTGTCAATGGCGTTGAAGCTGGTTTTCGTATGAATTTAGATACTAGAGGGCAGGCATACTTCCTAAGGGAGCGAGACATGGAAAATGGATATTCTTTAACTACTCGAACATCTGAACAACTTGCAACTTTGAATCTGAAGGAGGGAAAGAATGTGGTTGTATTCACGTGCTCAAAACAGCAG GTTGATGCACGTATATATTTGTGGAGATGGGATGCAAATATTGTAATCTCGGATGTTGATGGAACAATTACTAG ATCTGACGTTCTAGGACAGTTCATGCCTTTGGTGGGGAGGGATTGGTCACAGACAGGTGTTGCACATCTCTTATCGGCTATCAAG GAGAACGGTTATCAATTGCTTTTCTTGAGTGCACGTTCTATTTCACAGGCCTATCTGACTAGACAATTCCTGTTTAATCTTATGCAG GATGGAAAGGGATTACCGGAAGGACCAGTTGTCACATCTCCTGATGGGCTTTTTCTTTCTCTATACAGAGAAG TGGTTAAAAGAGCTCCCCAGGAATTCAAAATTGCTTGCTTACAG GAAATCAAGGCATTGTTCCCTTATAATAGGAATCCGTTTTATGCTGGTTTTGGAAACAGGGACACTGACGAGATCTGCTACCTCAAGGTTGAAATACCTGAAGCAAAAATATTCACCATCAATTCAAAG GGTCAAATTGTTCTAAAGCGCAACACAGATACAATGTCATACTCCTGTCTACATGGTTGTGTTAATGACTTGTTTCCACCGATGTCCTCAGTGAGCAG GTGCAGCTTACGGAGGCTGACTATGTGA
- the LOC101261515 gene encoding calmodulin-like protein 5 has protein sequence MYDSNGDNYLNKEELKKLFQQLGSNAPRWRAARAIHHADKNGDGRIDMSTMELDQLVEYARKHGDGYLTKEDLTEAFRQLGSTFPGYRAGRALHRADKNGDGLIDKKELDKLVEYARKRGYRLRNACSN, from the exons atgtatGATTCCAACGGTGACAATTACCTCAACAAAGAAGAGCTGAAGAAGTTGTTCCAGCAGCTAGGCTCCAACGCCCCGAGATGGCGAGCTGCTCGAGCTATTCACCATGCTGATAAGAATGGCGATGGACGTATTGATATGAGTACCATGGAGTTGGATCAACTTGTTGAGTATGCAAGAAAACATGG AGATGGCTACCTCACTAAAGAGGATCTCACGGAGGCATTCCGGCAGCTGGGGTCCACTTTTCCGGGATATCGAGCGGGCCGAGCCCTTCACCGGGCTGATAAAAATGGTGATGGGCTTATTGATAAGAAAGAGTTGGATAAACTTGTTGAGTATGCAAGAAAACGTGGTTACAGGCTAAGAAATGCTTGTTCCAACTAG